The region TCGACGCGGCGAATCGCCTCGAAGGTCACGACCTACTCGCGGACAGTCACGTTCGACGGAGGCTACGACTACGCGACGATGACGACCAGAAAAGTCTCCTTGAAAAGGCCCCCAGCGAGAGCAAATTCGAGGCGGCTCCGATGTACGCACTCAGAACCGGTTGGCAGAGGTTGACGCCTCAGCGGTCTCCCACGCGCGAGAGAACCTCCTCAGTCCGGTCTTTCGCTTTCTCACTGGGAACACCCTCGTCGGCATAGCGCTCGATGACTCGAGCCCGGAGATGCCCGTCATCTAACGGCTCTCGAGATTCGATAAAGCCGTTCTCCTCGAGATAGGTCTCTAACTCGCTTGCCTTCCCGGTTCGGAAACCCTTCACTTGGCTATCGTGCAGGGTCTCCACAATCTCTCTGCCATTCCCATTTAGTGAACCCGCAAGCTCGCTTACCTCATCAATGAAGTTCCCACTTACTGCCCCGGACGCATCGAGAACCTCTCTATCCACAGGCTTGCCACGGCCAACCTTCCAGGCGTCGGCGAACTCCTCGAGGGCAGCAGCGTTCTCCCTAGCTACTCTAAGCTGGTCATCACCGACTGTTTGGAGGCCTCCGTTGCCCCACCGGAGCAGGTTTTCTAACTGCCCCCAGTACGTGATTCCGAGCTCCAGCAAGTCATGGAGTGTGTCGACGTCATCGACGACGTACCACAGGTGGGCCGTCCCGACACCGTGGTGTGGGTTGAACGAGTCGACATCGAGGAGGTTCCGATAGACTCGGTGGTCGACGCCATCAGAACTTGGAACACTCGGGGTGAGTGACTCAACAGTACTGAGGTCGGGAATGTGGACGGACTGTTCAAGTTCACGAACTCCCGCAAGGTCGACAACCTCATGGTCGACATCAGCTGTGTCTTCCAGGATGGCCGTCCACTTTGCCACTTCATCGCCCTGGGCAGTGAAGTAGAAGACTTGTCGACCGTTCCGGGCGATTTCAACCGCTGATTCAATGATCGTCTTCGCCCTGCGATCGTCGGAATTGGCGAGCGTCTCGTCGAGAAGCAGCGGGACCCGAACGCCCTGCTCTTGCTGTTCAACAAACGCGAGCCGGACGGCAAGCAGGATCTGGATTCGAGTACCGCTCGATAGTTCATCAAGTGCGAGCCCCTTCTGTTTAGTCTCGTCATAGGCTCGGAACGCGGCCCGGTGCTTGTCGAAATCCAGGCGGTATCTGCCCCGTGTTATCGTCGACAGAATTTCGCGAGCGCGCTCAAAGACCTCCGGACGGCCCGAATCCATCGTCGCCTCCTGGACGTGGTCGACAAGCACATCGCCGACCATCGCCGAATAATCGTCCTCGAGCTGGTCTCGTAGGCCCTCGAGTGCCCGGCCGCGTTCCGCGAGTGCGGTTTCAATCTCGTCGTCGTTCTTTGCCTGCCTGATTTCGGCCTCGATATCGGCAATTCGCGACTGGAGCTCCTCGAAGCCTTCCGCGATTCGTTCGGCCTGATTACGGACCTCTCGCAGGTCAGCAACCGCTTCGTCTTTGAGGTCTGGCTCGAACTCTGGGTAGCCTTCGAGTTTGTCGGCCTCCCCTTCTGCCCGAATCTCGGCCTCTCGAACAGCTTCCGTGGCTGCCTCGTACTCCTCTACCTGTTCACACAGTTCTTTCAGAGTACCGTGGTCGGCTACATCGAGATCGAACTGGGCGAATATCTGCTCACGTTCCTCTTCGAGCCCCTCGGTTTTTCCAGTAGCTTCCTCAATCGTCGCCTCCGCCTGCTCGAGGTTTCGCTGTGCCGTTTGACGGTTCGCCTCACGGGTCTCGAGGTCACGAATTGCCTCAATCGACTGCCCAGACGTCTTTACCGTGTCATAGCCGTAGAGAGTTAGCTCCGCCTGGAGGTCCCCTCGTGCCGTCTCAATTTGTTCGTCAACGGAATCGAGACTCGCCTGAATTCCCTCAACCTCGTCATGGGCTTCTTGCCAATCAAGCACCCGCTTGGTGAGGACGGTAAGCTCGACATCGGACACGTCTGGAGCAGCGCCTAACTGGGCTTTGAGGTTGGCACGTGTCTGCTCTAGTTCGACCTCCGCTTCTTCGAGTGAGTCCGAATCCGTAGCCAGGCTCTCACGCCACTCTGAACGCTGGTTGGCTATTTTGTGGTCCGCAATTGCGTCATACAGCTCAATCAGTCGAGAGCGGACCGCCTCATCGGTCCAGGCCCCCGGTGAATCAAGGCTGGTCTGCTCGAATGACTCGTGATGGGGTGTTCGCGAATCGGTATCGGCTGCGGTAGCTTGGGAGCGGACCCGAAGACCGTACCACAGAATTCCGACTGCAACAGCAAGGATAGACAGGAGTAGTGGATTGACCAATAGGCCCAGAGCGATACCTGCCAGCGCAAGGGACACAGCCGAGACAGCGGCAATTTTGAACGCTTCAGAACCATCTCCCGTACCATCTGTAGCGCCAGCAGCGAGCCACTGCTCTAACGATTGGCTCCCCCGTTCGAGGGTAGAGAGGGTACCCTCGGGGTTCTCTCCGATATCTAGCAGTCGCTGGACAGCAGCTCGTGTTTCGCGTGTAGCCTGGAGTTCCTCGGCTTCCCGTGCGAACTTCGAGACGGTCTTCCACGTAACAGGCTCAAGCTCGACGAGGTCCTCAGTCTCGACCTCCAACGGAATGTCCTCTCGGGCAGTCTCTCGCTGGCGTTCGGCCTCAGCCAACTCTGTTTTGAGCTCCTGTTTCCGGTCCTCTGCAGAATTGAGGTCATCACGAAGCGATTTTAGGTGGTCGATGCGGCCTGTCGGAACCGACCCATCAGGAAGCTCGACCTCTGCAAGGCGTGTTTTAGCCTCCGTTTTGGTCGCCTCTGCGGTCTCTTTCTTATCTACCCACTCCTCGATACCCGCTTCAAGCTCCCGAACCTGGTCAATTTCGTTCCCGTCGACTCGGTCTAGCTTTTCGGGGTACTCCGCAAGTGCCGACTGCGCGTTTTCGAGTGTATTCTTGGCCTCAGCGTAGACGATAGCCTGCTCAAGTAGTTCGACGCGCTGGTTGGCCTGCCGAGCGTCCTCGAATTCGCTGCGTAATCGCGAGAGCTGGTTTTGCTTTTGACGTAGTTCGGTAACCTCGTTGCGCGCCTCTCGCAGGTCTTGGACCGCTCTCTCGGCATCTTGAACGACGTTCTTGTTCGACCGGCTTGGAGTGTCTGAATAGCCGAGTTCGTCATACGCGGCCGAGAGGTCATATCCACCAGCCGACTCTCGCTCGATTATCTTGGCGAAGGACTCGTTGGTGTTGTCTTGCTGGAGGAGATCATGAAGGGAAAGCCGGTAACGGTCGCGTTGGTCAGCAGGCGGGAGGCTCGGGGCGTTTGCCTGCTGACCCTCACGCTGGTAGCTTGGCCGGCCATTGTTGAGATCGACTCGCCAGGCCTCCTCATCGACGGAGAAATGCCCGACAAGGGATGCTCGTTCGTTGGCAGCCGCAGGCCAACACAACCACTCGAGTGACTCAGCGAGGGTTGTCTTTCCAGCCGCATTTGGCCCGTGGACGACATTGATGTCCGAGCTCAAGTCCTCGACAGAGAAGCCGCCCGTTTCGAAGCCTGGCGCCCGGATGACCTGAATCTCTTCAAACCTGATAGAGTCTCTCGTCATAGCTGACCCTCCTTCTGACTGTGGAGACGACCGAGTAGCATCCGTGCCTGTTGTTCGAGATGGTCGATCGCGTCCTCTTCAGTCGGCTCTTCAAGCTGGGTTTCCCGTCGAAGTTCGTTGTAGGCATTCGCACTGTATGCTTGCCGAAGGGTGGTGCGGGCATCCTCGACGACGTCACCGTAAGCTTCCTGAGGATCTCCCTCCTCGATTTCCAGTAAGAGGTTGGCGAGGTAGGCCGCTGCATTGTCTCCTGACGCCAGCTCTTCGAGATCGATTGCCGGTCGGGTGTCGACCTCGATCGATTCAACCCGAACCGCAACTGACCCCTCTCGGAATCCAAGATCGCGCTCCATTGTTCGACGCTTCTCAACAAGTTCTGCGTGCGCTTCCGTGCGCCCGGTGAGGCGTACTCGGACGAGACTAAGCTCTAGGGCACTCGCCTCAAGCTCTGAACGGACGTGGTCTGTAACCGCGTCCGAAATGTTGGAGGTCACCTCTTGTGGGGTGGCGGCTTCAGAGACGTCGACGGTCACCCGGTCATAACGGAGCGAGGCCAGGGGGAGCTGCTCTGCCTGGACGTCGCCGTTCTCTTGGACCGTGATTGTCCACGGCCCGTGGGCACGCTGTTCACCCGGGTCAAGTGGTTGTGGTGACCCAGAGTAAATAGTGAGCGGGCTCGAGTCAATCCGGATACCCGGAGTGTGAATGTGTCCAAGCAGCCATGCATCCGCCGGAGTGTCTCGTAGGTCGCTCGAGAGCACTGGTGCGTATCGGCCCCCTTGTGAATCGAGATCCGCATGGAGCACGCCCACCTGTGGGGCGTCATCAACCGCCGGCTGGTCATACGTCTCAAGCGGTGACTCATAGACGTGCTCGGCCGAGAACGACCACCCATCAAAGTGGGCGACTACGTCGCCGTCTCGCTCAAGCGTCCACCGCTCCCACTGTTGGCCCCGGCCAAGGAAATGGAGCGATTCGGAGTCAAGGTTATCCACCATTTCTGGAAGGGCATCGTAGTCGTGATTCCCCGCCACGATGACGGTGGGGATCCCCTGTTCATCGAGTTGGGCGACGCCATCCTCGAATGCGCCATACGCCTCGAAATAGCGATTTTCCTGGTCGACGATGTCCCCGGCAATCACGACCGTATCAACGTCTCGGTCAATTGCCTCCTGGACCATGTCGAGCCAGACCGCTTTCGGTGAGAAATCCTGGCTATCGAGGTCATCCGGAATTCGGCTCGGGTGCCGGCCCAGATGCAGGTCTCCAGTATAGAGTAGTTCCAAGGCGTCGTTCATGAGGACGATTAAACAGTTAGAGAGAAATGAAGTCACAAGCAAATAAAGGTCTCCCTCTTCAGTATCAAATTACGTCCTGGGAAGATCAATTGATTCCCGACAACCGCTGGGCATCCTCGGTAACCATGTTTGAACAACGACAGGTCCCATTGTCTATAAACATCCGGTAGAAGGAACTACGTGTTCCACCATATGCGGACGCGCGAAGTGGAGTAACACATGGACAGGAGTTGGATCATCCCGTTTCGCAACCACACCAACTGTCAAGTCACCCGCTCCACAAGTTGGGGTATGTCAGAACGGCCGTACGGCGAGTGGCCCTCGCCCGTTTCCGCCGCCGATGTGGCGGGCGATACCCGACGGTTCGGCCACGTGGCTGCGGAGAACGGTGCGGTCTATTGGCTCGAGCGACGACCCAGTGAAGACGGCCGCGGCGTCGTCGTCCGCGCGGGTGCCGACGGCGAACAGGTCGAGGTCACACCGTCGGATATCGACGTTCGTACCCTGGTTCACGAGTACGGCGGCGGCGATATCGCGGTCCACGACGGCGTCGCTTTCTACGCGAACTTCGAGGACCAACGACTCTACCGCACCGACGGCGGCGATGAGCCGACAGCGATTACGCCAGCGCCCGAAACTGAACACGGTCTGCGGTACGCCGACATGGAACTGAGTCCCGACGGTGAGCACCTCTACGCCGTCCGGGAGCGCCACGAGGGTGAGGAGGCAGAGGAGGAGCCAGTCACTGAACTGGTCCGGCTCCCCAGCGACGGGAGTGAGGAGCCGTCCGTCGTCGCGAGCGGCCACGATTTCTACGCCGCCCCGCGGCTCTCCCCCGACGGCGAGCAGCTGGCGTGGCTGGGCTGGGACCACCCGCGGATGCCGTGGGACGGGACGGAACTCCACCTCGCACCAGTCAGCGAGGACGGCAGCGTCGGCGACGACGACGTGGTCATGGGTGGCCCCGATGAATCGGTGTTCCAGCCC is a window of halophilic archaeon DL31 DNA encoding:
- a CDS encoding hypothetical protein (KEGG: hla:Hlac_3237 hypothetical protein) gives rise to the protein MTRDSIRFEEIQVIRAPGFETGGFSVEDLSSDINVVHGPNAAGKTTLAESLEWLCWPAAANERASLVGHFSVDEEAWRVDLNNGRPSYQREGQQANAPSLPPADQRDRYRLSLHDLLQQDNTNESFAKIIERESAGGYDLSAAYDELGYSDTPSRSNKNVVQDAERAVQDLREARNEVTELRQKQNQLSRLRSEFEDARQANQRVELLEQAIVYAEAKNTLENAQSALAEYPEKLDRVDGNEIDQVRELEAGIEEWVDKKETAEATKTEAKTRLAEVELPDGSVPTGRIDHLKSLRDDLNSAEDRKQELKTELAEAERQRETAREDIPLEVETEDLVELEPVTWKTVSKFAREAEELQATRETRAAVQRLLDIGENPEGTLSTLERGSQSLEQWLAAGATDGTGDGSEAFKIAAVSAVSLALAGIALGLLVNPLLLSILAVAVGILWYGLRVRSQATAADTDSRTPHHESFEQTSLDSPGAWTDEAVRSRLIELYDAIADHKIANQRSEWRESLATDSDSLEEAEVELEQTRANLKAQLGAAPDVSDVELTVLTKRVLDWQEAHDEVEGIQASLDSVDEQIETARGDLQAELTLYGYDTVKTSGQSIEAIRDLETREANRQTAQRNLEQAEATIEEATGKTEGLEEEREQIFAQFDLDVADHGTLKELCEQVEEYEAATEAVREAEIRAEGEADKLEGYPEFEPDLKDEAVADLREVRNQAERIAEGFEELQSRIADIEAEIRQAKNDDEIETALAERGRALEGLRDQLEDDYSAMVGDVLVDHVQEATMDSGRPEVFERAREILSTITRGRYRLDFDKHRAAFRAYDETKQKGLALDELSSGTRIQILLAVRLAFVEQQEQGVRVPLLLDETLANSDDRRAKTIIESAVEIARNGRQVFYFTAQGDEVAKWTAILEDTADVDHEVVDLAGVRELEQSVHIPDLSTVESLTPSVPSSDGVDHRVYRNLLDVDSFNPHHGVGTAHLWYVVDDVDTLHDLLELGITYWGQLENLLRWGNGGLQTVGDDQLRVARENAAALEEFADAWKVGRGKPVDREVLDASGAVSGNFIDEVSELAGSLNGNGREIVETLHDSQVKGFRTGKASELETYLEENGFIESREPLDDGHLRARVIERYADEGVPSEKAKDRTEEVLSRVGDR
- a CDS encoding metallophosphoesterase (PFAM: Metallophosphoesterase~KEGG: hla:Hlac_3236 metallophosphoesterase), whose product is MNDALELLYTGDLHLGRHPSRIPDDLDSQDFSPKAVWLDMVQEAIDRDVDTVVIAGDIVDQENRYFEAYGAFEDGVAQLDEQGIPTVIVAGNHDYDALPEMVDNLDSESLHFLGRGQQWERWTLERDGDVVAHFDGWSFSAEHVYESPLETYDQPAVDDAPQVGVLHADLDSQGGRYAPVLSSDLRDTPADAWLLGHIHTPGIRIDSSPLTIYSGSPQPLDPGEQRAHGPWTITVQENGDVQAEQLPLASLRYDRVTVDVSEAATPQEVTSNISDAVTDHVRSELEASALELSLVRVRLTGRTEAHAELVEKRRTMERDLGFREGSVAVRVESIEVDTRPAIDLEELASGDNAAAYLANLLLEIEEGDPQEAYGDVVEDARTTLRQAYSANAYNELRRETQLEEPTEEDAIDHLEQQARMLLGRLHSQKEGQL